The Deltaproteobacteria bacterium DNA segment GCGGGCGAGGACCCCTCCCAGGCTGTGCCCGACTACGTCGAGCTGGTCCGAACCCGTCGCCAGGCAGACGGCCTCGATCGTGTCGCGGAGCTGCAGCGTCAGGCGCTGGTGGTCGAGCGCGGGCCGGTACGAGAAACTGGCCAGGTTCCCGACGCCCCGGGCAGAGAGCACGCGACGCAGGCGGAGAAAGTTCGTCGGGCTGCCGAGCAAACCGTGCACGAGCAGGACTGGTGTGGGGTAGGTAGGTGTCGCAGCGAAGTGATCGCGCGCCAGGATTGGGTGCAGGGGCGTCGAGGCTGCGAGCAGACCGAGTGCGGAGAGCTCCGTGCCGACAGTCCAGAGGCTCATCATGGGTTTCAGTGCCCGAAGTTCGCCGCGACCATGTCTCGGCGGGACGGAAATACGAGGAACGTACGCAGCGTTCTCCGACGCCCGACGCTGGCGGCGACCTGTTCAAACCTCGCCTCCGCAGCGGCGACCTCAGCGGCAGAGGCGAGCCCCTCGTGGTAGCCGACGGCCGCGTCCATCGCCTCGAACTCGGCTCTCGCAAGAAGGAGGTCCACTGCCGTCGGTCGGGTCATGGGATGCGCTCTCCCTTCTAGAGTCTCCAGGACACCGGCGAGGTCGGATCGGGCGTGTAGACGCGGAAGCGTCCGGTCCTCAGGCTGGTGCCGAGGTGGTGGCCGAGTGCGGGGTGGCTGAGCGAGGCGACGATCGATAGGCGTTTCATCTCTTCTCCTGAAGTTCGCGGCGGTTCTTGCTTCGTCATCGCGGCTACGTCCGAGCCGCGCGGACGGATGCAGCCGGGGCCGGCACGGCCCTCGCGGTTGGAGCCCTCGGCCCTTCCGCCAGCGCGTGCGTCATCGCCCTCGCCATCAGCGGGCCCAACGTGTCGGCCTGTCCTGGCGTCCAGCGCGTGCCGAGGAGCCGCCAGTTCATACGAAGGTCGGCGGGATGGTACGACGACGTCATTCTCGCCCCTCAGGAATGGAACGCCGCCACGGCACAGAGGATGAAGAAGGCCACTGCGATGGCGGCCGCTCTGAGCTCGGCGCGTCGATTGGGGCGTGCGTTCATGTGAATGTCTTCGTGCAGTGCGCCTTCCTGGATGCAGACCTCGGTGATGTCACGTGATGATGCGTCGCCATTCCGCCACGTCGCGAGACTCTCGAGTCGGTCGCTCACGGTCGCTCCCAACCCACTTCTCACACAGAACGCCCACACGACCGTCGCGTTAGGACCACGTCGGGATACAGCCTGATTCCCGCTAGGCGAGTCGCAAGTGGAACACTGGAACATCGGTACTATTCCTCACAAAACGCCACGATGGCGTCGTGTAGAGCCTTCACGCTGGAAAATCCGAGCGCTGAGGCAGCTGCATCAAGTTCTTCTCCAAAGTCTTCGGAGAGCCCGGAGACGGTCTTGCCGCGGCAGTTCGCCCGCCCGGGCGTTCCGGAAATGGCAGCGCCGGTCAGGGAGAACGTCATGTTGAAGGTCGGCGCGGGCGCGCCGCCGATGATGTCGGTACCGATTCGCAACCAGTCGGGCTTCAAGTCCGAGTTGCGGATCCAGGCTTGCAGGTCTCCCATGAACGGCGTTCCGGGCGCCACGATCGGCTTCGGCGCCGACAAGTACAGGAAATCGCCGCCGGCTACCTGGACCTCGGGACGGAAGAAGTACTGATCTGGCGGCAGCAGGATCGGGGGAGTGAAGGCAATGTCGATCTGGACCTCTTCGCCGGTCGCTGAGCCGTCGCCGAGGGTGGTTTGATCCGGCTTTTTGTTGATGCCAGTGACCACGGTGTTCAGCACCGGGAAGCTCGCATTCAGCACACTGGCGGAAAAACCCAGAGTACCGTCGGTCCCATCGCGCGTGGCGTCATCGATTTCGACATCGGAGGGGGAGTTCACGCGTGTCGGCACCTGCGCGGTCGAGAACGTCGGCGGCCCGGACGTGCGTTCGACATCCGAGTCCTTGGAGAAGACGTGATACACCTCGACCTCGACATTGCTGATATTCGCCAGGGGCGTTCCAGGCGGGATCAACCCGACAATGATGGCTCCGCTGATGAATGTGGGCTGGCTGAGGATGAAGTCATCGGCAGTCTCGGTCTCGAGCGTCTCGGAGGCGGGAGGCTGGGACAGCGCTCCGAGCCGCCCGTCCGGGGTACCGGTGCTGAAGAAAAAACGATCTGCCCAGGCGGGCGTCGCGAGCCACACCCCGACGATCAACGTGACGGCCATTAGAGCAAGCGTTCTCATCGATCATTCTCCTTTCGAGTTGTTTGACATCGCCGAACGGATGTTTCCTCCCCATTTGGTGCGCTTCAAGACGCTGACCCGGTCAGCCGGTGGCGATCGCACCGAGCCGTCCTGGCGCGCTCGCAGAGCGTCGCAGCGCCAGACTCACCATCCGGCCCCGTATAGGCGATCGCACGCGGGCGCGACGCCTGGGAGCCGGATAGCGGGTCAGGAGGCGGGCACGCATCGCGTCCACGTCGAACCCGAGCACCTCGCAGATGTTGACGAACGAGAAGGGCCAGTCCGCGCGATCGCACCACACCCAGGCCTGGGCCTCCGCGGCCAGCCGACGCGTGCGGAAGCGGCGCTGCCAGCGTCCCTCTTCGATGCACCGTACCGCGTCCTCCAGGACGGCGAGCATGAGTGCACGCGGTCCTGACATATCGGCATCCCAGCGCGCGCCCCCGGACATCTGTGCCGGCAAGACGGCTTCCGGCTCGCAGGGCATCAGCTCGAACTCGCTGGTCATCGCTCGTGCCTCCTTCCGACGGTCTCGCCGGGGTCACTCGTCTCGGTCTGCGGTGCCTCGTCGCGCAGGACATCCATCAGGAAGGTCACCAGTCCTCGCATCGACGTGACGTGAGCGACCCGCCCGGAAGCGACGTGCTCGACCCGCCCGAGCATGCGTCGTGGCGGAAGCGCGGACGCGTCGAGGTGCAGCACGAACGCCCGGTCGGGTGGTAGCTGGAGCGGGACGTGGCGAGAGTCCGCGTCCTGCCGCGATCTCGATGTCTTCCGCCTCTGTGCCACGGGAGCGACGATAGGGCCCGTCGCCGGCGTACACCATGGAACGGCGGTCAGATTACGGTTAGAAGACGGTGAGGAAGCGGTTCACCCGCCCGGCGATGGACGCAGATCGACGCCTGACGTTCGAGGGTTTCTCCCTGGACCTCGCCAACGAGCAGCTCGTTTGCGACGGTGAGGTGGTCGCGCTCACCCCGAAGGCGTTCGCGGTCCTGCGCCGCCTGGTGGAGGACAACGGAAAGCTCGTCACGAAGGCAGAGCTGCTCCACGCCGGGTGGGCGGATACCCACGTCACCGACGGTGTGCTCAAGGTGAGCATCCTCGAGATCCGCCGGGCCCTGGGCGACGACTCGGGGGCCCCCCGCTTCATCGAGACGGTGCCACGCCGTGGATACCGTTTCATTGCCCCCCGCACTCGGATGCCGACGGTCGCCCCGCGAGCGGACGCGTCGGCCGAACCGATCGGGCGCGCTGGCCTGCTGGCGGAGCTCGAAGCTCGGCTGGAGTGCGCCCGGGCCGGCCAGCGGCAGCTCGTGTTCCTCGCCGGGGAAGCTGGCATCGGGAAGACCACGGTGCTCGACGCATTCGTGGCGCGGGCAGGAGCCGAGCCCGACGTGATGATCGCGCGCGGGGCGTGCCTCGAGCATTACGGCGCGGCCGAGGCCTACCTCCCGGTCCTGGAAGCCTTGGGACGCCTGCTCCGCGAGCCCGGGAGCGATCGGGTGATCCGTCTGCTCGAAAGATATGCGCCGACGTGGGTCGTACAGTTGCCCTGGCTCGCGCGCCCCGACGATCGCGAGGCGTTACGGCGGGATCTGGTCGGAGCCACGAAGGAGCGGATGTTGCGCGAGATGTCTGAAGCCCTCGAGGCGCTGACCGCGGAAACCATGCTCGTCCTCGTGCTCGAGGATCTCCACTGGAGCGACTATTCGACGCTCGATCTCCTCGGGATGCTCGGGCGTCGCGAGGAACCCGCCCGCCTACTCGTCCTCGGAAGCTATCGCCCGGTGGACGTCATCGTCACGGGACATCCCCTGCGGTCGCTGCTCCAGGAGCTCCGGGTGCGGCGACAGTGCGAAGACATTGCGCTCGAATTTCTCCGCGAGGCGGATATCGCCGCCTATCTGGGGCAGCGCTTCCACACGCCCTCCTTGCCGCCGGAGCTGGCGCGCGCGGTGCATCAGCGGACGGACGGCAATCCGCTCTTCATGGTGCGAGTGGTGGACGAGCTCGTCACGCTCGGTGTGCTCGTCGACCAGGACGGTCACTGGCGGCTGGTGGGACCACTCGACGAGATCGCGAGCGCCGTCCCCGAGAGCCTCCGCCAGCTGATCGACAAGCAGATCGGCCGCCTCGACCTCGAGCTGCAGCAGCTCCTCGAAGTCGGAAGCGTCCTCGGAAACGAATTCACCGTGCCTTCGTTGGCGGCCGGTCTCGATGCGAATCCCCTGGCTGTCGAGGACCGTTGCGAAACCCTTGCAGCGCAGGAGCAGTTCCTGGCGGCGTCAGCGCCGTTCGTCCGGGCCGATGGGACGGCAGTGGCTCGCTATCGCTTCAGCCACAGCCTGTACCCGCAGGCGCTCATCAAGCGAGTTGGCGCCGGGCGCCGCCTGCGGCTGCATCAACGACTGGGGGAGTGGCTCGAGCAGACCTATGGCGCGCAGGCCGGCGTGGTCGAATCGCAAATGGCCCGGCACTTCGAGGAAGCGCACGATTACCGACGGGCCATCGCGCATCTCCGGCGTGCTGCCGACGGCGACGTCCGGCGTTGGGCGTATGGAGAGGCCGTCGCGCTACTGACGCACGCCGTCGCGCTCGCAGACCGTCTGCCGGCCGCCGATGCTGACGCGATGTACCCGGTGCTGCTCGATCAGCTCTGCCGAGTCCGCCGGGGGCTCGGCGACATGCATGCAACGCTCCAGACGTTGGATACACTCGCGGCATGGGCGCGAACGCGCGGGGAGCCGACCTGGGAGGCCCGCGCCGTCCTCTATCGCGCCACGGTGCTCGCTTGGGTTGATGCCGAAGCTAGTCGCGCCGCTGCCATCGACGGCATGGCGCTCAGCGAACGTGTCGATGATCCGGTGGTGCGCGCCGACGCGGAGTCTCATGCAATATACTGGCGGCTCCAGGATCGCGGGTGCCGAATCGGGGATATGCAGCTGGCAGAGGCGGCCGTTGGGGCCGCGGCCGCCGCGGGCGATCGCGAGATCTT contains these protein-coding regions:
- a CDS encoding alpha/beta fold hydrolase encodes the protein MMSLWTVGTELSALGLLAASTPLHPILARDHFAATPTYPTPVLLVHGLLGSPTNFLRLRRVLSARGVGNLASFSYRPALDHQRLTLQLRDTIEAVCLATGSDQLDVVGHSLGGVLARYLLEVGDGGRVRRLVTLGAPSLTGRLPDRELAIFGADDPLVSPPSSACGPRGRVVVIPDCGHWGLLFQHRVLRAVERFLTCSTLAVRSLWTSRAA
- a CDS encoding PEP-CTERM sorting domain-containing protein codes for the protein MRTLALMAVTLIVGVWLATPAWADRFFFSTGTPDGRLGALSQPPASETLETETADDFILSQPTFISGAIIVGLIPPGTPLANISNVEVEVYHVFSKDSDVERTSGPPTFSTAQVPTRVNSPSDVEIDDATRDGTDGTLGFSASVLNASFPVLNTVVTGINKKPDQTTLGDGSATGEEVQIDIAFTPPILLPPDQYFFRPEVQVAGGDFLYLSAPKPIVAPGTPFMGDLQAWIRNSDLKPDWLRIGTDIIGGAPAPTFNMTFSLTGAAISGTPGRANCRGKTVSGLSEDFGEELDAAASALGFSSVKALHDAIVAFCEE